In Verrucomicrobiia bacterium, the following are encoded in one genomic region:
- a CDS encoding helix-turn-helix transcriptional regulator has translation MLSKELVAASAEPLILSLLSGGESYGYAIIQEVKARSKDRIRWTDGMLYPVLHRMEDEGWITSRWVADENGRKRKYYAIKKDGKRALEEQREQWLRVHAVLAGLWKERHV, from the coding sequence TCGAAGGAACTCGTGGCCGCGTCTGCCGAACCGCTGATTCTGAGCTTGCTCTCAGGAGGCGAGAGCTACGGTTATGCGATTATTCAGGAGGTTAAAGCCCGGTCCAAGGACCGAATCCGTTGGACCGATGGGATGCTCTACCCAGTCCTGCACCGGATGGAGGACGAGGGCTGGATTACCTCCCGCTGGGTGGCAGATGAGAATGGGCGCAAGCGGAAATACTACGCGATTAAAAAGGACGGCAAACGGGCATTGGAGGAGCAGCGAGAGCAGTGGCTGAGGGTTCATGCGGTTTTGGCCGGTTTATGGAA